Genomic DNA from Oryzomonas sagensis:
GGCGAACAGTTCGCGAACAGCGGCTTCGGCGCACTTTTCATCGTTCTCCATGTCCTGGGGGGTGTAGCCGTGGCTTCTGGCCCGCTGCGGCATGAGTTGCCACACGCCAAGCGCTCCCTTGGAAGAAACTGCCACCGCGGAGAGGCGGCTTCCGCCGGTCTCGGCCAGGGCGATCTCGGCCAGGTCGAAGGGCATGAAAGGTGTGCTGAGTGTTTTGGTAAAACAGAGGGCCGCCAGTTGGCGCGCCCGCTCGGGGGTTGTGCGGCGGGTGAAAGCGGCTTCTATGGCGCTGACCTGACGCTTGCGTTCGCTCATGGAGATGCCCTTCTCCAAGAGGCTCTTGATCTCCCGGTCCAGCGGAGATTCAATGGGAGTGGTGACGACAGCAGCCTGCGGCTCCGCTTTTTTGATCGGAGTGTTTTCGCAGCCTGCGAGCACCAGCAGGCATGTTAAGCAGAGTAGTTGTTTTCGCATAAGAAAGAGTGTGGTCGGTTGTATCGGCTTTGCCGGAATGGCGTACACGCCTGGAAGTGTTGTCGGGGGGCTCCGGCTGGGTGCTCCTTTCTCGTTGTAGTTACCCTGAAACGCCAAAGTCCCGGTTGGCCGGGACTTTGGTTCGTTGCTCAAGGTACGTACTACTTATACTTCATGATCGTAGGTTTGTCAAGTTGAGGGGGTACTGTTGAGCTATATCAGCATGTTATGCGCTGATTTAGTACGCATCCGGGCTTCCCAATACGTCCTCGTTGCTGACGGGTGCCCTGAAGATCCGGTATACCCAGATCTTGTAGGCGATGACGGTCGGGACGAAGATCAGCGCCACCACGGTCATGATCTGCAGGGTCAGCAGACTGGAGGAAGAGTTGAAGATGGTCAGGTTGGAGGCCGGGTCGATGCTGGAGGGGATCAGGTTGGGGAACAGCCCGGTCACGCCGGTAAAGACCACGAAGACAATGGTCAGGCACGAGAAGGTGAAGGCCTTGTAGCATTCGCCTTTTGCGGCGAAGAGTTTGACCAGGAGGAGCGAGACCACGGCAATGACCGGAATGATCAAGAGAACCGGTGCCTTGAGGAAGTTGCCGTACAGTTTGGTGGCCGGATAGGTGTAGCCTAAGAAGACGACCGCAACCACCAGGAGCGGCAGCCAGAGTTTGTTGGCCAGGGTGGCGGCCCGCTTGCTCAGGTCGCCGGTGGTCTTGATGGCGGCGTAGAGGGAGCCGTGCACGGCGAAGAGCAGGACGAACAGCACGCCGGTCACCAGGCCGTAGGGGTTGAGCAGGCCGAGCAGGGTCCCGTCATAGCTGAAACTGGTTGCGGCGAAATCGTTCTTCATGGGGATACCCTTGAAGATGTTGCCGAAGGCCACCCCGAACAGCAGGGCCGGGAGAAAGCTGAAAACGACGATGGCCGCGTCCCAGGCTCCCTTCCAGGCGGCGCTTTCCAGTTTGCCCCTGAACTCGAAGGAGACGCCGCGCACGATCAGGGAGAACAGGAGCAGCAGCAGGGCCGAGTACAGGTTGCTGAACATGAGGGCGTAGGTGGTGGGGAAGGCCGCAAAGGTGGCGCCGCCCGCCGTGATCAGCCAGACCTCGTTGCCGTCCCACACCGGGCCGACCGCGTTGATCAGGACCCGTTTCTCGGTATCGTTCTTGGCCAGGAACCCCGACAGGAGGCCGGTGCCGAGCACAAAGCCGTCGAGCATGAAATAGACCGCCCACAAAACTCCCCACAGTACGAACCAGATGCTCTGGAATACGGAGATGTCCATAGTTTATGCCCTCCCTTGAACGTTGATGATAGTGGAAAGATTCTTGTCCGGCCCTTTTTTGGCGTATTTGATCAGCAGAAAGATGTCGATGGCGCCAAGCAGGCCGTACAGGACGGTGAAGCCCAAGAGGGACAAGGCCACCTGGGTCGCGGAGACGGACTTGGAAACCGCGTCGGCGGTCTTGAGCACGCCGTAGACGATCCAGGGCTGGCGCCCCAGTTCGGCGACGAGCCAGCCGAACTGTTCAGCCAGGTAGGGGGCCGGGATGGCGAAGACCATGAGCGTCAGGAACCAGCGCTGCCGCTCCAGGTTCTGTCTGCGCGACAGGAGGATGGCTACCAGGCTGGCGAGGATCATGAAGCTGCCCAGGCCGACCATCAGGCGGAAACTGAGAAAGGTGGGGGTGACCATGGGACGGAGTTCCTTGGGGAAATCCTTGAGCCCCTTGATTTCGGCGTTCGGATCATGGAAGGCCAGCATGCTGAGGCCGTTGGGCACGCAGAGTGCCTCCACGGAGTTGCACTCCTGGGAGGCATTCGGCAGGATCAAGAGGTTCATGCCGACGCCCCGCTTGGTTTCCCATTGGGACTCCATGGCGGCGAACTTGGTCGGTTGGGTCTTGGCGATCTCCACGGCGTGGAAGTCCCCGGTCAGGGCGACGCCGAGGGAGGCGACAAAGGCCCAGACCGCGGCCAGCCTGAAGGAACGTTTGAAAAAGTCGTTCTCGTTGTTGCGCAGCAGATGCCAGGCGGAAACCCCCATAATGAGGAACGCGGCCAGGGCATAACCCGAGAGCAGGGTGTGGGTGAATTTGATCCAGCCGTAGGGGTTGGTGAGGACCGTCAGGAAGTTCTCCATCTCGGCCCGGTTGTTGCGCAGCACGTAACCGACCGGTTTCTGCATCCAGGCGTTGGCCAGGAGGATGATCAGGGCGGAGATGTTGGTAGCGACCGAGGCCAGCCAGATGGCGGTCAGATGGGCCTTCTTGGAGATTTTGTTCCAGCCGAAGATCCAGACGCCGATGAAGACCGATTCGAGGAAGAAGGCGAAGGTCGCCTCAATGGCCAGCGGTGCACCAAAGATATCGCCCACGTAGCGGGAATACTCGGACCAGTTCATGCCGAACTGGAACTCCATGGTGATGCCGGTCACGACGCCCAGGGCAAAGTTGATCAAAAACAGTTTGCCCCAGAACTTGGTCATGCGGAGCCACATTTCATCCCCGGTGGTCACATACTTGGTCTCCATCCAGGCGGTCAGGATCGAGAGGCCGAGCGTCAGGGGGACGAAAATCCAGTGGAACATGCCGGTTGCCGCGAACTGCAGCTGACTGAGGGTTAGTACGTCCATACTTCCTCCTTGCTAAGATAGTGGTGCTGTGAGGTGTTTCCTTGAAGCAAATCGTAATTTGGCGTAATCAAACTGTTATTTGTCAGTTTATAACTTTTTTTTTGAAATGCAATCCTTTTATGCACAAAAAGACCTGAATTGTCCTGTTTTGGGCAAAATTTTTTTGGCCGGGGCCGAAAGGACGAAGGCTACCCTTCGGCCAGCTCTTTCAGCGTGACCTTGTCAAGGATGCCCCGGACCTGGGATTGTACGTTCATCCATACCGGGTGCACGTTGCAACTGCTGCTGCGATCGCAATCTATTCCGTTGATGACGCACCTGTTGGGAATGATCGGGCCCTCTACGGCCTCGACCACGTCCAGGAGGGTGATCTTGTCCGCCGTGCGGCCGAGGATAAAACCGCCGCCGGTGCCGCGGTATGATTTTACCAGCCCGATTTTGCTGAATTGCTGGAAAATTTTGGCAAGAAAGGTAGGGGGGACGTCAACTGCCGCCGCGATGTCGCTCAGCAGGCAGACTTGATCGGTAGGGCGGGATGCCAGATAGACAATGCCGCGAATTGCATATTCACCCTTGCGGGTAAGTTCCATCATGGGATACAACCTCAAGAAGACTTTTTTTATCTTTTTATGGGTTTTTCCGTTGTTTGTCAACAGAATTTTTTACGGTCATTCCGGCGGGGCTGCTCGTGCCCTGCGCGGCTGCCGAGTCGGGGTCAGCGACCGAGCATGATGCCCAGCTCTTCGGCGGTTTGCACGATCTCCCCGGTGGGGTCCACCAGCTTCAGGTCGCGGACGGCATCCTCTATGGGGACCGAGGTGATGGCGCGCCCCTTCAGGCAGGCCATGCGCCCGAACTCCCCGGCGGCCACCATCTGCACCGCCTTGGTGCCGAAGCGGCTCCCCAGGGCCCGGTCGAAGGTGGTGGGGGACCCGCCCCGTTGCAGATGCCCCAGCACGGTGACGCGCACATCCATATCCAGGCACTGTTCGATGCGCTTCGCCACGAACTGCCCGATGCCCCCCAGGCGTTCGATGGCCTGGCGTTCATCCGCCTCGTGGGCCACGACCCTGCTGCCGCCTGCCGGGAAGGCTCCCTCGGCGACCACGACGATGCTGAAACGGCTGCCGCGGGCCGAGCGGCTGGTGATGGCGGAGCAGA
This window encodes:
- a CDS encoding transglycosylase SLT domain-containing protein, translating into MRKQLLCLTCLLVLAGCENTPIKKAEPQAAVVTTPIESPLDREIKSLLEKGISMSERKRQVSAIEAAFTRRTTPERARQLAALCFTKTLSTPFMPFDLAEIALAETGGSRLSAVAVSSKGALGVWQLMPQRARSHGYTPQDMENDEKCAEAAVRELFAKLEIAAGNLERAKKLYCGQGPQANAYLRKIRHVRQEMLAELEHQTERLAMEESGTKTP
- a CDS encoding cytochrome ubiquinol oxidase subunit I — protein: MDVLTLSQLQFAATGMFHWIFVPLTLGLSILTAWMETKYVTTGDEMWLRMTKFWGKLFLINFALGVVTGITMEFQFGMNWSEYSRYVGDIFGAPLAIEATFAFFLESVFIGVWIFGWNKISKKAHLTAIWLASVATNISALIILLANAWMQKPVGYVLRNNRAEMENFLTVLTNPYGWIKFTHTLLSGYALAAFLIMGVSAWHLLRNNENDFFKRSFRLAAVWAFVASLGVALTGDFHAVEIAKTQPTKFAAMESQWETKRGVGMNLLILPNASQECNSVEALCVPNGLSMLAFHDPNAEIKGLKDFPKELRPMVTPTFLSFRLMVGLGSFMILASLVAILLSRRQNLERQRWFLTLMVFAIPAPYLAEQFGWLVAELGRQPWIVYGVLKTADAVSKSVSATQVALSLLGFTVLYGLLGAIDIFLLIKYAKKGPDKNLSTIINVQGRA
- the cydB gene encoding cytochrome d ubiquinol oxidase subunit II, with product MDISVFQSIWFVLWGVLWAVYFMLDGFVLGTGLLSGFLAKNDTEKRVLINAVGPVWDGNEVWLITAGGATFAAFPTTYALMFSNLYSALLLLLFSLIVRGVSFEFRGKLESAAWKGAWDAAIVVFSFLPALLFGVAFGNIFKGIPMKNDFAATSFSYDGTLLGLLNPYGLVTGVLFVLLFAVHGSLYAAIKTTGDLSKRAATLANKLWLPLLVVAVVFLGYTYPATKLYGNFLKAPVLLIIPVIAVVSLLLVKLFAAKGECYKAFTFSCLTIVFVVFTGVTGLFPNLIPSSIDPASNLTIFNSSSSLLTLQIMTVVALIFVPTVIAYKIWVYRIFRAPVSNEDVLGSPDAY
- a CDS encoding RrF2 family transcriptional regulator yields the protein MMELTRKGEYAIRGIVYLASRPTDQVCLLSDIAAAVDVPPTFLAKIFQQFSKIGLVKSYRGTGGGFILGRTADKITLLDVVEAVEGPIIPNRCVINGIDCDRSSSCNVHPVWMNVQSQVRGILDKVTLKELAEG